The sequence below is a genomic window from Coffea arabica cultivar ET-39 chromosome 8e, Coffea Arabica ET-39 HiFi, whole genome shotgun sequence.
GAGTTGAATGTTTGTTCTTTCTGCGCAGTTTACCTTTTAAAAACGCACTAGCTTGTGTTGAAATCAAATTTTGTTTGttcctctctatctctctctctcactcactgttttttcttttttcttttttttgtttcgggGGAGGGGGACCTGAGGTGCAAGTTACAAATcgtgctttttcttttttgtttagatTAAGTTCACAACTTGGTTGTTCTCTCCATAATATTAGATTAAACTCATTCTTTAGGTGAAATAATTCGTAGGAGTCAGGATGAATAGGTATCCGCGTAAAAGAAATTTTGGCAAACAAAATGCTAGGTCACTGGACTCATGAAATTATTTTGATGTCTTCTCCTGGGTAATGGTATAATTAATGAATGATTCCCCATATGTCAAATAGAAAAGTGTTCACTCAGTAATTGGATTTCTGGATGTCATTGtctttgttatttaatttcttttctcttctgaATTTGTACTAGTTTAGCTGTTGTCCCTTGGATTCGAAGTTCCATGACTTAATCCAAAAAGAATGAAAGCATAAAGTGAAGCTGCATTTCAAGATACACTTTCTGGTGGAAAGTACTAAAGTTTAACATGTTGGATGAGCCTCATTTGGTTTAAGCTAGTTTGTTATCTTTTGGCCTTTGAAGTTTCAATTTCCGTATTGGAAACCCCAATTAAAGATTTTTCTGGTAGTAAGTCAAGTGGCTTAAgtgcttttgcttttgcttttgcaGTGCTTCTGACAGGAATTTGACTGTTAGACCAGAGAGTAATCTGCATTCTCTGCAGCAAGACATTAAAGAATCACCTGTAAGAAATTGTTATGCAATCATTAACTGCCACTTTAAGCATGCATGAGATGGCAGCAAGTTCAGTTTTGTATGTTAAGATGAAAATTTTTCACCGTGCATCTTGACAAATTGAACAGTGGAATCAACAGGAATTACCCCCTTTAACGCGGAGTTGCAGGGCAAGTCCACTTCAGGCGCATTCGGTTAGAGTGAACAAAGATGCTGTTTCAAATCATAGAGCATCCCTGGAAAAAGATGTAAGAGTGGATTTTGTTTTTCTACTTAAGATGAAGGACAGATTAGTCTGCTATATCTGTTCTATGTTTTCATGCTTTCACAAACATAGAGTCAAGTGGCTTAGTTGAATTATATGATTTCTGTTGCTCATAGTTCCGTTGTACTCCATCAATTAGTCTCTCCTTTTGTAGCTTATACAGTTTCAAGCATTCTTATGATTCTTTTCCACATCCAGTAAGATCCCCTTTAGTTAACAAAGACTCACGGATTAGAAGTGCTTCATGTGTGTGCGTCTATGTTAGATCATTGCGTGTAAAGAACATACACCATAACAGGTGTAATCATGGAAGATAGTTAAAACTTTAATCTTGGAGCTCCTCCCTTGGTTTTGCAACCTTTAGATCGTAAACTCATTACGAATCATATGGTCTTTGAAGACTACTGTAAaacatatataaaaaaaaattatcatggTTCCATGAAGGAATGTGAATGAAGCATCAGGGTGACATATGAACACAAAATAGTAATTTTTGCATGAGAAtcaaagaatgaaaaaaagaaacttttttttGTAGGAAACTGATTGCTCTgctggagtttttttttttttgtaggaaaTTTTTTTGATACAAGGACCCGTGTGAATTTGCTTTTCCGTACAAGCCTAACCCCATCCACaccaaaagataaaaggaagaaagaaaacagtaAAATCAGCCTTCTGCAGGTTTTGGAAAAAGGCCTTTTTCATTGAAATTACTTAAATACTGAATATTCACCAGGATTCATCGCTTGCCCCCTGTGTAAAAGTCGTACATTAAGAATGTCTTTATATACATACAACGTTTGCCTATCGATACATAATAACTATTTTGTCTCTGTTTGGATTTTGATAAATGTTAAATCACTTCTGCAGATTGAGCAATTACAATTCCGTTTGCAGCAAGAGAGATCTATGCGTATGGTACTTGAGAAAGCAATGGGTCGAGCTTCCAGCACATTATCTCCTGGACATCGTCATTTTGCTGCTCAAGTAAGCACTAATACTCTGTCTTTTATTTGTGTTTAGATTACAGTTGTTGTAATAGAATCAGATACAAATTCGCCACAAGCATTTGCAACAGAAAATGATATCTAACTATGGATAAAGCTTCCTGCATCTAGTTGCTATTAACATTTTAGTTTGCTTTGGGTTCATGAATCTGGTTTGCAAATATGAATCTTGTTTGCAACTTAACATACTATGTTACTAGGTGGCCATATTTCCAAGAATTCAATATCTATCATGTGTGTTAGTGTAACAGATGGCTAAGTAGTTAACTGAACCACCTCTAGCCTTACTTCTGTTCTTTTATCTTATGGGGCATAGTGGGTATGAAAGCTTCTCCATACTGAACAACCAACTGCAGTGACAGTATGCTATTTTTATTGGGCATGAAAGCTTCTCCATAATAACATGCAATCTTTAGAACTTGTTTCATTCTAGATCAAAGGTGAAGAATAGGTCATGAACATCATCAGTGGATCTGATAGATGACCTTTTCATTTCTTGTGAAATGTACAGCTAAGTGGCTCAGATGACGAGAAAAGATGTATAGAACTCCCTAGCTGTGCCTCAGTGTCATAGCAGCAACTTTAAAGACTTtctcattattattttttatgacTTCAAAATATCTATCATGGCTGTTACCCTTGAGTTCTCTTCTttgaaggtaaaaaaaaaaacttatgtaATTTGCATATacgtaaaaaattttagaatgtCTATATATGTCTTTATTATTAAAACTCAAGTTATATTCTTGGCCTGTTGTGGAACTTACAACTGTTTTGGCAGACGGTTAGTGGGTTTTCCAACTAGGAACTGTGTTAATGAAATGTTCAATTGCTTATTGGAAGTGGTGATATAAATAATCATGTGCCAGAAACATTTTGTTCTGACTTTGGAACTTTTGAAACTTTCATATGAACCTATAAGCAGCAAAGTTTACTTTGGAACTTATCCAAAAGGGAATATCTGAAGGATCTCTAGCATTTATTAACCTTGTTACAATTCTTCTCTTGTTGATTTTATGATCTGTTTTAATGAATCAGCCCCTTTTTAGCTGTTAAGCCTTTATCTTTGAAGTCCTAACCAACGCCAACGAAGCACGCAACCTTTTCACCAGCAAACTTAACACCAAATCCCACAGTTACTCAATCATACCCAGTTGGTAATATTTGGGGTATTTCGGGCATTGGAAAGCTCTTGCCTGATTAGAAGTCTCAAGTTACATGGTTGTAGTGCTTGTTTTAAGTTCAGAACCATTATCTCAAGTCCTAATAGTTGAAAAGCCTGTCGCTTTAATGCTTTCACCATATGAGTCTGTAGATTTAATTGCTTCTTTACATCAAATGTTGACATGGACCCAAAAGAAGTGGTAGAGAATAGCTGAAAGTACTTGGAAAATTTAAATCCTGGATACCTTCATGTAAATGAATGTTTGAATTTGGAATATTGATGGTTAAATCTTACTTTTAGCTTCCAGTTTACTGCCATTGAATGGTTCCAAAACTTTATTTAATCAAATCTTAGTTTTAGCTTCCAGTTTACTGTCTTTATAGGAAATAATGAGCACTACTCTTTAATTATTTTAGACAAAGGAGTTGTTGGCAGACATTGAGTTACTTGAAGAGGAGGTTGCAAATCGTGAGCAGCATGTTCTCTCTCTCTACAGGAGCATCTTTGAGCAATGCATTAGTAGGTCATCCTCTGAGCAGAGCTCAGTCATGACTTCTCCTGCACATACAAAGAATGAGACAAGAAAGCACCCAAGTATTATCTCAAGCGCTTTTTGTTCTTCAAAGTTCCCTTTACGGACTTTCCAAACCCTTGCTTCAATAAATGACTCGGGAAAAAGGGACCTGCTGCAGTATAAGACTAGACATGCTTCACTGTTTAGTGGTAAAGCCAACATCCACTTTGAGAAGAGTTGTACAGAAAATGCGAAGGTAGGATATTATTTTCTATGTGAGCTTTGAAAGGTAGAAGATCATATGTTGCTTTCAAAATGGTCCTGGGATTAATTAAATTCCTTTTCTTAAACTATGCAATTCGTCATAGGTGATTTTCTATCCCCAAATGTCATTTGCTGTTACAAATCATATTTGGCTCCTAATCTCCTGTCTCCACATCACTCCTTTTACAGTCCTCTCTACTAGTATTGGGTGTGAAGCATAAAGTACTACGCGTTCCTGTTCACAAGGTTGGTGTATGTGCTGATAAATATCCTCCATCAAAAAGCTTGGCATTAGCCCATGATCCTTCTTTTCATTCCTTCAGCTGTCTATGGTGGCACCAGTctctcttccccccccccccccgggaaCCCCCAAAAAATTTCACAGTGCTAATGAAGAGGAGATACAAAGCCTTGTACCTATCTCTTCTGGCCATGTGTGCTTCAGTGCATTCTCTAAGGTCCTATTAAGTGATATCTGTAGATGAGGTTATTAATTAGATATCTTTATTGATATTTAGGAATATATCCTGCCTGTTTATTGTTTTATTTCCATgcttttttcagtttttcttgaCATTGTTTGCTACTCTCTGAATTTTTTATTCCATCATCCCCCATTGTCATCACATATTCTCTTCAAGAAAATGGATATTCGCATTTGTTTTTCAAAGCGATGGCTCCTATTGTGACTCGTAGTTTATGCTAGTTATTCAGTCATTGATTCTGAGGTTGGATGTTTCAGATAATAGATGCTCTACCACATAATACGTTGCTGAACTTTATAAGAGCAAGTTTTTCTgttaatttttttctcaaaagatATTTGTCCATCAAGGAGCTTGGAGCATACTTAAAATGAGTAAACCTCATGATGCAATCTCTATAAGCAGGCAGTAAGATAACTAATGAGACACTAGAACGATTATTTTAGGAGTACAAGTCATTACTGATGGCCCCTGTCTTGATTATATATCTAACATCTTGTTATAGGGTAGTCATTGTTCCAACAAATTGTATTCCATGGTTCTCCTTTATAAGGCATAAATGTCTTTCCTGTAATTATATACAAGAACAAGCCAAAGTGTATTTAGACATTACATCTTcgattttctatttatttatttaagtttctagtgaaaCTAAATTTGATTTCGTGATAAAATAACCATATGTTGTGCCACTTTATTGATGGAAGTCCCATGTTGCTATAAATTGTGGCAGGTTCAGGAACAGTCACAAGCAATGAGGAGAACCTCTGTGATGCGAACTCTGAAAGATCATCTCAACCAGTGTCCAAGTAAGTTGGCAGAGGAAATGGTCAGGTGTATGGCTGCAGTCTACTGCTGGCTTCGAAGCACAGCATCTGTAGATTTGGAGCAAAATAGATCGCCTTTGTTATCGAGGTCTTCCACTAGTGTTGTACTTCCCAGGCGGGGCTCTGGGGATCCGAGAGACTGGCCTGGCAAATGCACACTCGAAATATCTAGTTTATCAACTGACAAGAATAACTTTTCCCATGCATCTTATGCCATCAACAATTACAGGTACTTTTCTATTGTAGTTTTCGTTTTGCAAAAGGATGAATAAGTTTAAATGAAACACATGTTTTTGCCAAATTTTATATGCCGCTAGCAGTAGAAATTCAGAAGTTTTGTTTCAAAGTAAATTTGTAAGTGGCTGTAGCATTTAGTTTAGACTTGAcctcttcttttcttctcctaTGACCACAAATGCTCATTTATGTGAAGAGCTAGGTGTAAATTTTTGgttgatgaaatgtatctgttACTGAAAAGGTTGAAGCTTGCTCTTTCTTTTAAATTGCATCCTTCTTAATGAACTTCTTGCTGCTTGTTATGTACCACACAGTTCATGTGCATTTTAACGGTCAATTCCTTTCCCAATTTCAGACTTCTAGTGGAACAGCTGGAAAGGGTGAGCATCAATCAGATGGAGAGTGATGTCCAGACAGCCTTTtggataaatatatataattccTTGATTATGCATGTAAATGCCTCAAGACTGGTGAATCTATTGTCTTGGTTTTCTTCTTGAGGATATttccattaattattttttgtgttttcacCTATGAAGGCATATCTGGCATATGGAGTACCCCACAGCTCTCTCAGAAGGTTAGCTTTGTTTCACAAGGTAGCAAAAATTATGAGTATACTGCTCAATTTTGTTTCATGACAAACCACCTgaaattttattttggttttctctctttctcgcAATGACATTGGGGGATGAAAATTATAATATGTTGTACACCAAGATATTCCAACAATGAAATTAAGCTCCCTACCCAACTTTCAATGCAAATAAACTTAGTCTTTTGGAAGTATCAATCCAAGTAAGATGATCTCTAGAACTACGAAGTCGAAGATAAACAAAACATGTTTTACTTTATTACTATATCAAATgctcaaattttggctttttATTTATGCTGATGGAATATTGCAGCAAATAAGCACTTGGACATTTGTAAAGAAAACACTTTTCTGAAAGAACATCTAGCGGCATAGAAACTGGTAGAACCATGAGAGAACACTCTAGTAAAAGTCTACCTGCAATTGAACAAACTATTTGGGTGATTTTAAACATGTGCACTTACATCtgtatttttacattttattatttttgcttttgAACATTTAAGTAGATTAGCACTGGAGATTTGCTTGTAAGATCATCTTAATGCAGGCACATcttaagtgattgtgtttgttAGCATTCCACAACCAACCCAATATACAGAatatttttgtccttttttagACTTCTTGCTATTTTGCATGTTATTTCTTTTCCCGTAGATGACCCCAGATTTTCCTGTATAGTGCAGGCTGCTTATAATGTTGGTGGCCATGCTGTAAGTGCAGATGCAATTGAGCAGTCCATATTTTGCTTCCGTGCGCCTCGAACAGGAAAGGTATCATCTTAATCCCATCAGCCATTGTAAATATACAGTCAACACCTAATGAGAATCTTTTGCCTCCATTCCTCCTTGTCTTCAAACTACACATGCCTTGCTCTATTTGTAGTTAGAAGCAAGTGGTAACATTGTTATCAGTTCCAGGAGACGATAACGAAAGATGAGTAAACATATTCATGTCACAATCATATCAAGTTTCTGGCATTCGAATTGTAGTAGCGTCAACCAAGGCAAAAATGTAAATATGGATAGAAGAACAGATCATTAGGAGGTTAAAGATATTCATAGTATAATTATGTGACTGATAAGCTCCTATAATtattaaaaagagaaaagaaaaagaaagaaagaaagaacttGCTATCTTCATTATTTACAAAATTGATAACTTCTTGAGATGTGGCCTCAAACTCAACTACTTTTGTCCTCTTACAGTGGCTAGAGACTCTTCTTTCAACCGCTATAAGGAAAAGAGCTGCAGAAGAAAGACATCATATCAGTTCAAAATTTGGTCTCCGAGATTCTGAACCTCTTGTTTGCTTTGCCCTTTGCACAGGAGCCTTTTCTGATCCCATGGTAATCTCTTTCATCTGtcaatttgtttaatttgttttcctCCTTCTCTATAGTATGAACATCTAATCATCTTCTAATTTTGTTCTGCTCTAAGATTATTATCTTGGGAAGATATTATTGATGTACCGTCATTGACAGTTAAATGTAGAGGTTCTGATCACGGGAAAGGGTGAAAGTCATGATTAGACTTCTGATTTTGCTCAAAAGATTTACTTTTGCTTTCCAACTTGGAATTTATCTTCTTAgtattccccccccccccccctctcctgTCTAGCTGAGAGTCTTTACAGCAGCAAACATTAGAGATGAATTGGAATCCGCCAAAAGGGAGTTCCTTCAAGCTAATACTGTTGTGAAGAAGTCGAAGAAAGTGTTTTTACCAAAAGTGCTTGAAAGATACACGAAAGAAGCATCTATTCCGGCAGATGATCTTCTGAAGTGGATTGCTGAAAATGTAGACAAGAAGCTTAACGATTCAATAAAGAAATGTGTTGAACGTACAAATACCAAAAAAGCTTCTCAGATTATTGAATGGTTGCCGTACAATTCAAGGTTCCGATACGTGTTTGCGAAGGATCTAACAGAGAAGCCGTGGTTGGTATAGAAGTCTAAGCGAAGACTTGGGGAGTCGATATCAAATTAAAATTGGATGTTCATTCTTTGCAATGTAGTCCTGAGCTTTTCCATTGTTAATTAGTTGTCTGATCTTACTAAAAGATTTGATATGTATCAAACTGATGTATATTAGCATGTACATACTTGTATTAGGTTAAGAATGTGCGATCGTAATGGAAgattctccttgaaatttcccAGCTGCTCTCATTCTTTTGTGCAACAAATGCACATGTGCACAGACTACTTTGAACAGGCAGTCATTGTGTTGCTAAATTTCATCCGTGCCCAGTTGCTGCAGCTCTAGGACCCATTTGCTTCGACTTGACATGGATATGGTTAAGCAGAAAATCTCGAGCGAGATGATGGCCACTGATTATTGGCCCTATCTGCATACTCTAGGAGTCTTCAAAGCATCTTGCTTCATCAGAATTCTCTTGTTACTTTAGCTCGTTATTTTTGCCCTCTTGATCCTTCCCttcttaaagaaaaaaaatatccaGATGATTAGAAAAAGGTACTGATTGATCAACTGGAATAATTGATCAAAAAGACTTAATCAAACTATGCTGCTTCTAGTAGTATTTAAGTTCTATGGGTGCAATCAAAAGTCAGCCTTTTGGTTGTATCCTGTGGGATTAACTTAGGTGTTGTTTATGAAAATTCttgtcaaaaagaaagaaagacctGTTGGAGAGGTTAAAAACCGGAGTGAGTGAGTGCTCCTTAGTGCTTAGTAGAGGTTCCCCCTGTTCTTATCCAT
It includes:
- the LOC113704213 gene encoding uncharacterized protein isoform X5, with protein sequence MTSLIVDEGGKQTAAVGRQNGDSVAHTHTYAQHRRSRSASDRNLTVRPESNLHSLQQDIKESPWNQQELPPLTRSCRASPLQAHSVRVNKDAVSNHRASLEKDIEQLQFRLQQERSMRMVLEKAMGRASSTLSPGHRHFAAQTKELLADIELLEEEVANREQHVLSLYRSIFEQCISRSSSEQSSVMTSPAHTKNETRKHPSIISSAFCSSKFPLRTFQTLASINDSGKRDLLQYKTRHASLFSGKANIHFEKSCTENAKVQEQSQAMRRTSVMRTLKDHLNQCPSKLAEEMVRCMAAVYCWLRSTASVDLEQNRSPLLSRSSTSVVLPRRGSGDPRDWPGKCTLEISSLSTDKNNFSHASYAINNYRLLVEQLERVSINQMESDVQTAFWINIYNSLIMHAYLAYGVPHSSLRRLALFHKAAYNVGGHAVSADAIEQSIFCFRAPRTGKWLETLLSTAIRKRAAEERHHISSKFGLRDSEPLVCFALCTGAFSDPMLRVFTAANIRDELESAKREFLQANTVVKKSKKVFLPKVLERYTKEASIPADDLLKWIAENVDKKLNDSIKKCVERTNTKKASQIIEWLPYNSRFRYVFAKDLTEKPWLV
- the LOC113704213 gene encoding uncharacterized protein isoform X3, which gives rise to MLSTTQSDGIEFILANFGPMHLSSASDRNLTVRPESNLHSLQQDIKESPWNQQELPPLTRSCRASPLQAHSVRVNKDAVSNHRASLEKDIEQLQFRLQQERSMRMVLEKAMGRASSTLSPGHRHFAAQTKELLADIELLEEEVANREQHVLSLYRSIFEQCISRSSSEQSSVMTSPAHTKNETRKHPSIISSAFCSSKFPLRTFQTLASINDSGKRDLLQYKTRHASLFSGKANIHFEKSCTENAKSSLLVLGVKHKVLRVPVHKVQEQSQAMRRTSVMRTLKDHLNQCPSKLAEEMVRCMAAVYCWLRSTASVDLEQNRSPLLSRSSTSVVLPRRGSGDPRDWPGKCTLEISSLSTDKNNFSHASYAINNYRLLVEQLERVSINQMESDVQTAFWINIYNSLIMHAYLAYGVPHSSLRRLALFHKAAYNVGGHAVSADAIEQSIFCFRAPRTGKWLETLLSTAIRKRAAEERHHISSKFGLRDSEPLVCFALCTGAFSDPMLRVFTAANIRDELESAKREFLQANTVVKKSKKVFLPKVLERYTKEASIPADDLLKWIAENVDKKLNDSIKKCVERTNTKKASQIIEWLPYNSRFRYVFAKDLTEKPWLV
- the LOC113704213 gene encoding uncharacterized protein isoform X4, whose protein sequence is MLSTTQSDGIEFILANFGPMHLSSASDRNLTVRPESNLHSLQQDIKESPELPPLTRSCRASPLQAHSVRVNKDAVSNHRASLEKDIEQLQFRLQQERSMRMVLEKAMGRASSTLSPGHRHFAAQTKELLADIELLEEEVANREQHVLSLYRSIFEQCISRSSSEQSSVMTSPAHTKNETRKHPSIISSAFCSSKFPLRTFQTLASINDSGKRDLLQYKTRHASLFSGKANIHFEKSCTENAKSSLLVLGVKHKVLRVPVHKVQEQSQAMRRTSVMRTLKDHLNQCPSKLAEEMVRCMAAVYCWLRSTASVDLEQNRSPLLSRSSTSVVLPRRGSGDPRDWPGKCTLEISSLSTDKNNFSHASYAINNYRLLVEQLERVSINQMESDVQTAFWINIYNSLIMHAYLAYGVPHSSLRRLALFHKAAYNVGGHAVSADAIEQSIFCFRAPRTGKWLETLLSTAIRKRAAEERHHISSKFGLRDSEPLVCFALCTGAFSDPMLRVFTAANIRDELESAKREFLQANTVVKKSKKVFLPKVLERYTKEASIPADDLLKWIAENVDKKLNDSIKKCVERTNTKKASQIIEWLPYNSRFRYVFAKDLTEKPWLV
- the LOC113704213 gene encoding uncharacterized protein isoform X2, encoding MTSLIVDEGGKQTAAVGRQNGDSVAHTHTYAQHRRSRSASDRNLTVRPESNLHSLQQDIKESPELPPLTRSCRASPLQAHSVRVNKDAVSNHRASLEKDIEQLQFRLQQERSMRMVLEKAMGRASSTLSPGHRHFAAQTKELLADIELLEEEVANREQHVLSLYRSIFEQCISRSSSEQSSVMTSPAHTKNETRKHPSIISSAFCSSKFPLRTFQTLASINDSGKRDLLQYKTRHASLFSGKANIHFEKSCTENAKSSLLVLGVKHKVLRVPVHKVQEQSQAMRRTSVMRTLKDHLNQCPSKLAEEMVRCMAAVYCWLRSTASVDLEQNRSPLLSRSSTSVVLPRRGSGDPRDWPGKCTLEISSLSTDKNNFSHASYAINNYRLLVEQLERVSINQMESDVQTAFWINIYNSLIMHAYLAYGVPHSSLRRLALFHKAAYNVGGHAVSADAIEQSIFCFRAPRTGKWLETLLSTAIRKRAAEERHHISSKFGLRDSEPLVCFALCTGAFSDPMLRVFTAANIRDELESAKREFLQANTVVKKSKKVFLPKVLERYTKEASIPADDLLKWIAENVDKKLNDSIKKCVERTNTKKASQIIEWLPYNSRFRYVFAKDLTEKPWLV
- the LOC113704213 gene encoding uncharacterized protein isoform X1, with protein sequence MTSLIVDEGGKQTAAVGRQNGDSVAHTHTYAQHRRSRSASDRNLTVRPESNLHSLQQDIKESPWNQQELPPLTRSCRASPLQAHSVRVNKDAVSNHRASLEKDIEQLQFRLQQERSMRMVLEKAMGRASSTLSPGHRHFAAQTKELLADIELLEEEVANREQHVLSLYRSIFEQCISRSSSEQSSVMTSPAHTKNETRKHPSIISSAFCSSKFPLRTFQTLASINDSGKRDLLQYKTRHASLFSGKANIHFEKSCTENAKSSLLVLGVKHKVLRVPVHKVQEQSQAMRRTSVMRTLKDHLNQCPSKLAEEMVRCMAAVYCWLRSTASVDLEQNRSPLLSRSSTSVVLPRRGSGDPRDWPGKCTLEISSLSTDKNNFSHASYAINNYRLLVEQLERVSINQMESDVQTAFWINIYNSLIMHAYLAYGVPHSSLRRLALFHKAAYNVGGHAVSADAIEQSIFCFRAPRTGKWLETLLSTAIRKRAAEERHHISSKFGLRDSEPLVCFALCTGAFSDPMLRVFTAANIRDELESAKREFLQANTVVKKSKKVFLPKVLERYTKEASIPADDLLKWIAENVDKKLNDSIKKCVERTNTKKASQIIEWLPYNSRFRYVFAKDLTEKPWLV